The proteins below come from a single Mus musculus strain C57BL/6J chromosome 5, GRCm38.p6 C57BL/6J genomic window:
- the Tlr1 gene encoding toll-like receptor 1 isoform X1 — translation MTKPNSLIFYCIIVLGLTLMKIQLSEECELIIKRPNANLTRVPKDLPLQTTTLDLSQNNISELQTSDILSLSKLRVLIMSYNRLQYLNISVFKFNTELEYLDLSHNELKVILCHPTVSLKHLDLSFNAFDALPICKEFGNMSQLQFLGLSGSRVQSSSVQLIAHLNISKVLLVLGDAYGEKEDPESLRHVSTETLHIVFPSKREFRFLLDVSVSTTIGLELSNIKCVLEDQGCSYFLRALSKLGKNLKLSNLTLNNVETTWNSFINILQIVWHTPVKYFSISNVKLQGQLAFRMFNYSDTSLKALSIHQVVTDVFSFPQSYIYSIFANMNIQNFTMSGTHMVHMLCPSQVSPFLHVDFTDNLLTDMVFKDCRNLVRLKTLSLQKNQLKNLENIILTSAKMTSLQKLDISQNSLRYSDGGIPCAWTQSLLVLNLSSNMLTGSVFRCLPPKVKVLDLHNNRIMSIPKDVTHLQALQELNVASNSLTDLPGCGAFSSLSVLVIDHNSVSHPSEDFFQSCQNIRSLTAGNNPFQCTCELRDFVKNIGWVAREVVEGWPDSYRCDYPESSRGTALRDFHMSPLSCDTVLLTVTIGATMLVLAVTGAFLCLYFDLPWYVRMLCQWTQTRHRARHIPLEELQRNLQFHAFVSYSGHDSAWVKNELLPNLEKDDIQICLHERNFVPGKSIVENIINFIEKSYKSIFVLSPHFIQSEWCHYELYFAHHNLFHEGSDNLILILLAPIPQYSIPTNYHKLKTLMSRRTYLEWPTEKNKHGLFWANLRASINVKLVNQAEGTCYTQQ, via the coding sequence ATGACTAAACCAAATTCCCTCATCTTCTACTGTATCATTGTTTTAGGACTGACACTTATGAAaatccaattatctgaggaatgTGAGCTTATCATAAAGAGGCCAAACGCAAACCTTACCAGAGTGCCCAAGGACCTACCCTTGCAAACAACTACTTTAGATCTATCACAAAACAATATATCTGAGCTTCAGACTTCTGACATCCTCTCATTGTCCAAGCTGAGGGTCCTGATAATGTCCTACAACAGACTCCAGTATCTTAATATCAGTGTTTTCAAATTCAACACAGAGCTGGAATATTTGGATTTGTCCCACAATGAGCTAAAGGTGATCTTGTGCCACCCAACAGTCAGCCTCAAGCATTTGGACCTCTCCTTTAATGCCTTTGATGCCCTGCCTATATGCAAAGAATTTGGCAACATGTCCCAACTACAGTTCCTGGGGTTGAGCGGTTCTCGGGTACAAAGTTCAAGTGTGCAGCTGATTGCTCATTTGAACATCAGTAAGGTTTTGCTGGTGTTAGGAGATGCTTATGGGGAAAAAGAAGACCCCGAATCTCTTCGGCACGTTAGCACTGAGACTCTGCATATTGTTTTCCCGTCGAAAAGAGAATTCCGTTTTCTTCTGGATGTGTCCGTCAGCACTACGATCGGTTTGGAACTGTCTAACATCAAGTGTGTGCTTGAAGACCAGGGCTGCTCTTATTTCTTACGTGCTTTGTCAAAGCTTGGAAAGAATCTGAAGCTCTCAAATCTTACCCTGAACAATGTGGAAACAACGTGGAATTCCTTCATTAATATCCTCCAGATAGTTTGGCATACGCCAGTCAAATATTTCTCAATTTCAAATGTGAAGCTACAAGGTCAACTTGCCTTCAGGATGTTCAATTATTCTGACACTTCTCTGAAGGCTTTGTCGATACATCAAGTTGTCACTGATGTCTTCAGCTTCCCCCAAAGTTACATAtacagtatctttgccaatatgAACATCCAAAACTTTACAATGTCTGGAACACACATGGTCCACATGCTGTGCCCGTCCCAAGTTAGCCCATTTCTGCATGTGGACTTTACAGATAACCTTTTAACAGACATGGTTTTTAAAGACTGTAGAAACTTAGTTAGATTGAAAACACTTAGTTTACAAAAGAATCAGTTAAAAAACCTTGAGAATATAATCCTCACATCTGCAAAGATGACATCCCTACAAAAACTAGACATTAGCCAGAATTCTCTAAGGTACAGCGATGGGGGAATCCCATGCGCCTGGACCCAGAGTTTGTTAGTTTTAAATTTGTCTTCGAATATGCTTACAGGCTCTGTCTTCAGATGCTTACCTCCCAAAGTCAAGGTCCTTGACCTTCACAACAACAGGATAATGAGCATCCCTAAAGATGTCACCCACCTGCAGGCTTTGCAGGAACTCAATGTAGCATCCAACTCCTTAACTGACCTTCCTGGGTGCGGGGCCTTCAGCAGCCTTTCTGTGCTGGTCATCGACCATAACTCAGTTTCCCATCCCTCTGAGGATTTCTTCCAGAGCTGTCAGAATATTAGATCCCTAACAGCGGGAAACAACCCATTCCAATGCACATGTGAGCTGAGGGACTTTGTCAAGAACATAGGCTGGGTAGCAAGAGAAGTGGTGGAGGGCTGGCCTGACTCTTACAGGTGTGACTACCCAGAAAGCTCTAGGGGAACTGCACTGAGGGACTTCCACATGTCTCCACTATCCTGTGATACTGTTCTGCTGACTGTCACCATCGGGGCCACTATGCTGGTGCTGGCTGTCACTGGGGCTTTCCTCTGTCTCTACTTTGACCTGCCCTGGTATGTGAGGATGCTGTGTCAGTGGACACAGACCAGGCACAGGGCCAGGCACATCCCCTTAGAGGAACTCCAGAGAAACCTCCAGTTCCATGCTTTTGTCTCATACAGTGGGCATGATTCTGCCTGGGTGAAGAACGAATTACTACCCAACCTAGAGAAAGATGACATCCAGATTTGCCTCCATGAGAGGAACTTTGTCCCTGGCAAGAGCATTGTGGAGAACATCATCAATTTCATTGAGAAGAGTTACAAGTCCATCTTTGTGCTGTCTCCCCACTTCATCCAGAGTGAGTGGTGTCATTATGAACTCTATTTTGCCCATCACAATCTCTTCCATGAAGGCTCTGATAACTTAATCCTCATCTTGCTGGCACCCATTCCCCAGTACTCCATCCCTACCAATTACCACAAGCTCAAAACTCTCATGTCACGAAGGACCTATCTGGAATGGCCCACAGAGAAGAACAAGCATGGACTTTTTTGGGCAAACCTAAGAGCATCCATTAATGTTAAGCTGGTTAACCAGGCAGAAGGAACGTGTTACACACAGCAATAA